The sequence ACTACCGGTACGAGTTCGCCACCGTCGCCGTCACGCATTCCCTGTTCGCCCTGGAGCACGTCCTCGCCGAGCGTCTGGCCATGAACGAACCGCTCCACGTCCTCATCGAGCGGGCCACCGACGCAGGGCTCATCACGGCCGGTCTCGCCGCCGAACTCGACCGCAGCCGACTGCTGCGCGACAAGCTCACGCAGGGCGCCGAGTCAAGTGCCGCCCTCGGCCCGATCCGGGCTGTTGCCATGGTGCGTGCCGTCTTCGATGCCGTCTCCCTGCTCCTTCGCCCACCGTCCGGGGCAGAGGCGGCAGCCCCCGGCGTGGGCGGGGCAGCGCCCGAAGGCGGACTTGCCCAGCTGTGGGACGAGCACCTGTGTGCGCTGTTCCCCGAGGGCTTCCGCGGCGTGGACTTCGACGGCGTGGACCTGGTCCTCCTGGACGCCGACGTCGCCGGCCTCGTGCTGAGGGAGCTGAAGGGCGGACTCGACGACAGTGGCATCGCCTACCTCTGGGGGTGCATCGCCGACCTCGACAAGATCGTGCCCTTGATCAACGAGGAGTACTGCGCCTCCTACTTCACGAAACTTCGGATGATCGCCCAGGTCGCAGCAGCGCCCTACATACCCACCGCGACCTGACCGTCGGGCCCAGGGCCGGCGATCAGGTCCTGAACCACGCGGTTGTAGGGGCGGCAGAACGGCCTGTCCACGCTGCACCCGGCGTCCGCCGCAGACGCCGGGCATCGATCCGCCCGCAGTTGAGGGCGCCGTACAACGCGCTGTGCCCGCGGCGGTGCTCAGCGAGCAGCGTCAGATCCACGGGCATCCTCACCCGGCCCGGCCGCTCACAGCAGCGTGTCCAACGGGTGATCACATTCGGGACGTCGTTCGAGGCCGGACCATAAAGAAGAAGCTAAGGCTGTTCCAGGGCGGTCTGCCGAGGCCCGGTCGGTTCCGCTGCGAACTCGTCGGTGAGGTCGACGCAGGTGCAGAAGTCACCCGTGCACGGGAAGCCGGTCTCGGCGCCGTAGGGTGCGAGGCCGGCCATCAGACGCAGCACCTCCGCCCGTTCGTGCTCGGCGAGACGGGGGAGTGCCGATCGGGGCGAGAGCTGTAGGTCGGCCGGGGCGTCCTCCAGGTCGGACACGGCCTGACCGTCGGCGAACAAGGTGCAGAGGGGATGGTCGGGAAAGGTGTTGAGTCGCAGCACCAGCCAAGTCCCCTCGGTCCGGGCCGCGTAGGGGAAGATGTACGAGTCCACGTCGTGCCACGAGACCGGCGTGGGCCGACCAAGCCGAGCCTTCATGACGGCACCTCCTCGACCGATGGGCGGGCGGACCGCGGCGGACCCTGGCCTCACGCCGCCGCACCGCAAGGTTCAGGCACCTTTCACCAGATGCCGTGTTCGAGCTCCTCCATGGCAAGGTTCCACGGGGACTCCTCGTCGGCGAACGCTGTCGGGTCGAACCTCCCGACGATATCCCGGAAGCGGGCGGCGAGTTCCTCCGGGGACACCCCGTTGTCGTGATCGATTTCGACCTTGCGCAGCTCGATCAACGCGAACACGAGCGACTCGACGTCCCGATGCAGCGCGACGTGACCGAGTGCGCCCTCCGGGAACGCGTACACCCTGCCCGATACGGGATCCAGGGCGAGCAACGACGTGAACAGGTACCCGAGGGCCCACCACTGCCGACTCTCCTCGGGGCACCGGAGCCCGTAGTGCTCGAACCGGGTTCCGAGGGTGATCGCGTCGACCCCCGGACCGTACGGGTCCTCGACGTCCGTGCGGGCGGCGAACACGACCGACTCGGGAAGTCCCACCGAAGCGAGGAAGGCGCCGGTACGGGCATCGACACCCGTACCGCACTGATGGGGGAAACAGGTGATGTGGCCGAGGCCGTACACCTTGATCAGCTCCGCCGACGTCACGGTGAATCGCATGGCCCGCCTCAACCGGTCTCCTCTCCAAGTGACTTCTCGCCACCACCCCACGGGCTGTGACACCGCTCCGCCCCGCAAAAGACGTGGACGCACCTGCCGATGATCAAGTATCGTCCGGGCTCGGACCACATCGCACGAGCGAACGGAAGGAGGCGAGTGCCGTGCAGTGCTCAACCACCCAGCGCTCCCTCCCCGTTACCCCGGTGTGGCTCGTCTGATCCGAACCCGGGAGCGCTCCACGCAGTACACATCCCGGAGGAATCCATGACCGATCTGGTCATCCGCGCGCTCGACGAGAGCGACGCCCAGCTGTTCCACGCACACCCCGACCCGCTGAACGCTCGCGCCTCCCACGAGCGCACCACGCACCGACCCGACTGGAAGCGGGTCGCCCTGCGCGACGGAACGGTCGTAGCCCGCGGCGCCTGGTGGGGCGGCACCGACGACAAGGAACCCGTCAACGTCAACTGGTTCGACGTCGCCGAGGGCGAGGTGGAGGCGGGGGCCGAACTCCTGCGCTCCGCCCCCTGGCAGGTCGAACTCGAGATCAACCTCCCCGGCGACTGGCGGGACCACCCGGACCTCGCTGCCGCCGCCGAGACACGCTTCGCCGCCGCCCGAGCGGCGGGCTACGAGCTCCTGGTGGAGCGGTTCCTGTACCGCTGGACCCCGGAGCGCGGACTCCCCGAGCGGCCCGGCCGCCTCGTCTTCGCCGCCGAACCCGACGACGCCGTCTTCTTCGACGCGCTGCGCCGCATCCACGCAGCCACCCTCGACGCCCACGCGCTGAAGGCCATCGCGGAAGGCGGCCTGGACCAGGCGGCCCAGGAGGAGCTCGACTTCTTCCACTGGTGCCCGTCCCCGCGCGAGTGGTGGCAGGTCGCCCGCACACCCGAGGGCGACCTGGCCGGCATCCACATCCCCGCGCACAATCCTTCCGGACCGACCATCGGCTTCATCGGTGTCCTCCCGGAGCACCGCGGCCGCGGCTACGCCTACGACCTGCTGGCGGAGTGCACCCACTTCCTGGTGGAGCACGGCGCCGAGGCCGTCACCGGAGCCACGGACCGGGGCAACTTCCCCATGGCCGCGAATTTCGCCAAGGCCGGCTTCCCCGTGGTGCGCGAGCGCATCAACTTCCACCCCGCCGCCCCGACCGCGTAGCACCGGTGTCCTGACCTCGCCCCCGCGGCGCCACGTTCGCGCCGCGGGGGCGAGGTCGTCCGCGCGGACAACCGCCGCGCGGACCGGCGCGCGGCGGACCGGCGCGCGGCTGACGGCCGACTCCCCGGCGCCCTCCCTACACTGGCGGGCATGGCATGCCGCATCAGTGAACTGGTCATCGACGCCGCCGACCCCGACCGGCTCGCCGCGTTCTGGAGCGAGGTCCTCGGCTACGTCGAACTCGGCCGGGAGGACGACGGAAGCATCGAGATCGGGCCGCCCGACGTCGGCTTCGGTGGACCGCAGCCCACCCTCGTCCTCAGCCCCAGCAGCGACCCGCGGACCGGGAAGCTCCCCCTGCACATCGACGTCAACCCCACCGACCGCGACCAGGACGCCGAACTGGAGCGACTCCTCGCCCTCGGTGCCAGGCCCGCCGACGTGGGCCAGACCGGAACCGAAGGCTGGCACGTCCTCGCCGATCCGGAGGGCAACGAGTTCTGCCTCCTGCGCCGGCGGCTCCAGCCCCTCTGACGCAGTACGTCCGACGGCGTCGGCCGGCTCGCGCCGGCCGCCTCAGATCCCTCGGAGCGTCACCTCGGCGGTGGCCTGCCGTAGTTGCGAGGTCTGGGCCTGGATCAGGTGGAAGAGTGCCTCCCGGGCCAGCCGGCCCGCCGTGTTCC comes from Streptomyces virginiae and encodes:
- a CDS encoding SUKH-4 family immunity protein, whose product is MRFTVTSAELIKVYGLGHITCFPHQCGTGVDARTGAFLASVGLPESVVFAARTDVEDPYGPGVDAITLGTRFEHYGLRCPEESRQWWALGYLFTSLLALDPVSGRVYAFPEGALGHVALHRDVESLVFALIELRKVEIDHDNGVSPEELAARFRDIVGRFDPTAFADEESPWNLAMEELEHGIW
- a CDS encoding VOC family protein — its product is MACRISELVIDAADPDRLAAFWSEVLGYVELGREDDGSIEIGPPDVGFGGPQPTLVLSPSSDPRTGKLPLHIDVNPTDRDQDAELERLLALGARPADVGQTGTEGWHVLADPEGNEFCLLRRRLQPL
- a CDS encoding GNAT family N-acetyltransferase; its protein translation is MTDLVIRALDESDAQLFHAHPDPLNARASHERTTHRPDWKRVALRDGTVVARGAWWGGTDDKEPVNVNWFDVAEGEVEAGAELLRSAPWQVELEINLPGDWRDHPDLAAAAETRFAAARAAGYELLVERFLYRWTPERGLPERPGRLVFAAEPDDAVFFDALRRIHAATLDAHALKAIAEGGLDQAAQEELDFFHWCPSPREWWQVARTPEGDLAGIHIPAHNPSGPTIGFIGVLPEHRGRGYAYDLLAECTHFLVEHGAEAVTGATDRGNFPMAANFAKAGFPVVRERINFHPAAPTA